The following are from one region of the Cloacibacterium normanense genome:
- a CDS encoding T9SS type B sorting domain-containing protein has product MRLNKIILFLLVLLPYAVIKSQSCPSIKDALGNSDVTITCNYPLNSSKCFPLNITFPDIRDTNQYSVSAIPFPNIDTNTGTILGYKDDEYLAKIAFNDASIFGNKPFSFNYYGENVQSLIISSNGFVSFNENYSVGDYSAADITGKQIPNTYLPTKSIFGVYQDLDFTDRVGNVSYRVEGVSPCRKLIINFNNGEITRTTQRSTTQIVLYELTNEIDVYVAEKPLPDVSATVRESLIGINNASGNGIAPINRNTGIWSATQEAYRFSPSGNVIKPQRIIWSGSATQALPTVFNTNYSSIDLCSVQNETITATAYYTLSNGVVITHSDDIRITFDPSYPQAKDFVKPVCNSSTNIFYQADINPDLTIHGAAISPFVFKYYLDGADAFAGNANFLDASLPLDVTQKYFVRVESATNASCFTISNLSFLLLNNILLKNTVEICDSNNDGIERNFQLSRLNCQLFDANFAGSVSFTIDNNPAEVTSADLTSASKIYVKYNTAQCGTQIFGPISVVFTSAPSVVSTPIQMNSIHEICDIISSSNPIYIEPFEWEKELKNRGIVFSNDQNVFKISVFETEENALQNVNPLDFIREGQELQDYTYDLFARIEYQQTDACKGICFSVLKFTVKVIFDRIILNVTDADTDVVPDSPTIYDTEDADIYLCEKNRDELVNLKNDADAVIKVITPTSGITQTFHYNTTTANDVTNFGLTTAELDQILPDNISTKEFFVRYLVHDSCYVVKKLNYHILKPIAEKKKLFVCATNSPGNANITLSNYDIEILGTQWNQNPKPTVTYYSDAALTNVITTLNVTNTPVSVYAVINSSLAPSCSNVEEITFQLSEIQGIITDNLVVSLKCDHFNNNEEKVKLTDYYSQFFNGNLANYKFEWFRNYFPVSGVFNSLIVDPSQPITIAGNTTFYLRISTLDGSSCLKKVELRFVFDFSAYTQVKLAPSTTILRCDATGTQTMSFDLSEAIPKLYENQGNPNFADFIREVRFFENQNDAFDIANTNYLSDADVQNYLLPATTPFKTVYARYQSINGCFYVGEVVLKIIGNIKFNVIEDISVCDDNLDGVYTFNLIDWLNRLNTDANLDNDILTNSEAAQYATYTFYENGVALTTAQAMNYTINNAQPNITLKAEINGNCAETTTVNFVLQPFVNKGSFTLSVCDAVNDGKETINLTVFENQLKTSDETFEYYLSFSDLKAGSTKKIVNPNAYSFDENSGIFKFFVKIISSTTCPNYAEINLVLNKVPAFDIENFWICPKDVLPFLQPDFSSYPFNVVTYEWKNAVGTVISSSNAVINLAAGKYTLTITDDKSCSFTDEFEVLEKEIPVITKLETNGNDYTVIATGSKKILYSIDGISWQESNLFTNLPKGKVTFYVRFEDDNCIGETKDGLVLQFPNSFTPNGDGINDVWMITDVAFFGAEKSVLSIYDRYGNLVFRQDKSGVLSWDGLSNGRKLPTSTYWYHIALPDGRDFKGWVLLKNRN; this is encoded by the coding sequence ATGAGACTGAATAAGATTATACTATTCTTATTGGTATTACTACCTTATGCAGTAATAAAATCTCAGTCATGTCCATCGATTAAAGATGCTTTAGGAAATTCTGATGTTACTATTACGTGTAATTATCCGCTCAATTCTTCTAAATGTTTTCCGCTGAATATTACTTTTCCCGATATTAGAGATACCAATCAATATTCGGTTTCTGCCATCCCTTTTCCTAACATTGATACCAATACTGGAACGATTTTAGGCTATAAAGACGATGAATATTTAGCTAAAATAGCTTTTAATGATGCTTCCATTTTTGGAAATAAGCCTTTTTCTTTTAATTATTATGGCGAAAATGTACAGTCTTTAATCATTAGTAGTAATGGCTTTGTAAGTTTTAATGAAAACTATTCAGTTGGTGATTACAGTGCTGCAGATATTACGGGAAAACAAATTCCCAATACCTATTTGCCTACAAAATCTATTTTTGGAGTCTATCAAGATTTAGATTTTACAGACAGAGTAGGAAATGTAAGTTATCGAGTAGAAGGTGTTTCGCCGTGTAGAAAATTAATTATCAATTTTAACAACGGAGAAATTACCAGAACCACACAGAGAAGCACTACGCAGATTGTGTTATATGAATTGACGAATGAAATAGATGTTTATGTTGCAGAAAAACCTTTGCCAGATGTTTCAGCGACGGTTAGAGAATCACTTATTGGGATTAATAATGCTTCAGGAAACGGAATTGCGCCCATTAATAGAAATACAGGAATTTGGTCAGCTACTCAAGAAGCCTACAGATTTTCACCTTCGGGAAATGTAATAAAACCACAACGTATTATTTGGAGCGGTTCTGCTACACAAGCTTTACCTACCGTTTTTAATACTAATTATAGTTCAATAGATTTATGCTCTGTGCAGAACGAAACCATTACTGCTACTGCTTATTATACGCTTTCTAATGGTGTAGTGATTACGCATTCAGATGATATTCGGATTACTTTTGATCCGAGTTATCCTCAAGCCAAAGATTTTGTAAAACCAGTTTGTAATTCTTCTACGAATATTTTTTATCAAGCAGATATTAATCCAGATTTAACCATTCATGGCGCAGCAATTTCTCCATTTGTTTTTAAATATTATCTCGATGGAGCCGATGCTTTTGCTGGAAATGCAAATTTTTTAGATGCTAGTTTGCCTTTAGACGTTACGCAGAAATATTTTGTACGAGTAGAAAGCGCAACCAATGCAAGTTGTTTTACCATTTCTAATTTGAGTTTTTTATTGCTCAATAATATTTTGCTCAAAAACACGGTAGAAATTTGTGATTCAAACAATGATGGAATAGAGAGAAATTTTCAGTTGTCTAGACTAAATTGTCAATTGTTTGATGCCAATTTCGCAGGTTCTGTAAGTTTTACCATAGACAATAATCCTGCAGAAGTAACCAGTGCAGACCTCACTTCGGCTTCTAAAATTTATGTAAAATATAACACAGCTCAATGCGGTACACAGATTTTTGGGCCTATTTCTGTAGTTTTTACTAGTGCTCCATCAGTGGTTTCTACCCCAATTCAGATGAATTCTATTCATGAAATTTGTGATATTATTTCTAGCAGCAATCCTATTTATATCGAGCCTTTCGAATGGGAAAAAGAACTTAAAAATCGTGGAATCGTCTTTTCTAATGACCAAAATGTTTTTAAAATTAGTGTTTTTGAAACAGAAGAAAATGCTTTACAAAATGTAAATCCTTTAGATTTTATCAGAGAAGGTCAAGAGTTGCAAGATTACACTTATGATTTGTTTGCGAGAATAGAATATCAACAAACAGATGCTTGTAAAGGAATTTGTTTTTCGGTATTGAAATTTACCGTTAAAGTGATTTTTGACAGAATTATTTTAAATGTAACTGATGCAGATACTGATGTTGTCCCGGATTCTCCAACGATTTATGATACCGAAGATGCAGATATTTATCTCTGCGAAAAAAATAGAGATGAACTCGTGAATTTGAAAAATGATGCAGATGCAGTCATCAAAGTGATTACACCTACTTCTGGAATCACTCAAACTTTTCATTATAATACGACTACAGCTAATGATGTAACCAATTTTGGATTGACTACCGCAGAATTAGACCAAATCTTACCAGATAACATCAGCACAAAAGAATTTTTTGTAAGATATTTGGTTCACGACAGTTGTTATGTGGTAAAAAAATTAAATTATCATATTCTCAAACCTATTGCAGAGAAGAAAAAGCTATTTGTCTGTGCTACCAATAGTCCTGGAAATGCAAATATTACGTTAAGCAATTATGATATAGAAATTCTAGGAACACAGTGGAATCAAAATCCGAAGCCTACTGTTACCTATTACAGTGATGCAGCACTTACCAATGTGATTACTACGCTTAATGTTACCAATACTCCTGTTTCTGTTTACGCCGTGATTAATTCTTCTTTAGCGCCTTCTTGCTCTAATGTGGAAGAAATTACGTTTCAATTGTCAGAAATTCAAGGAATAATTACGGATAATTTAGTCGTCAGTTTGAAGTGTGACCATTTTAACAATAATGAAGAAAAAGTAAAACTTACCGATTATTATTCACAGTTTTTTAATGGAAACTTAGCCAATTATAAATTCGAATGGTTTAGAAATTATTTCCCAGTTTCTGGCGTGTTTAATTCACTGATTGTAGACCCGTCTCAACCGATTACCATTGCTGGAAATACCACTTTTTATCTCAGAATTTCTACTTTAGATGGAAGCAGTTGTCTTAAAAAAGTAGAATTGCGTTTTGTGTTTGATTTTTCAGCGTATACTCAGGTAAAGTTAGCTCCATCTACCACCATTTTGAGATGTGATGCGACTGGAACGCAAACCATGAGTTTTGATTTAAGTGAAGCGATTCCTAAACTATACGAAAATCAGGGAAATCCTAATTTTGCAGATTTTATAAGAGAAGTTCGATTTTTTGAAAATCAAAATGACGCTTTTGACATTGCGAATACTAATTATTTAAGCGATGCAGACGTGCAAAATTATTTATTACCAGCTACCACACCTTTTAAAACAGTTTATGCAAGATATCAATCCATCAATGGTTGTTTTTATGTGGGTGAGGTTGTTTTGAAAATTATTGGAAATATAAAATTTAATGTCATTGAAGATATTTCAGTTTGCGATGATAATTTAGATGGAGTTTACACTTTTAACCTGATAGATTGGCTCAATCGTTTGAATACCGATGCTAATCTAGATAATGACATTCTCACCAATTCCGAAGCAGCACAATATGCAACCTATACCTTTTATGAAAATGGAGTAGCGCTTACTACAGCTCAAGCGATGAATTATACCATTAATAATGCACAACCAAATATTACATTGAAAGCCGAAATTAATGGAAATTGCGCAGAGACTACCACGGTGAATTTTGTATTGCAACCTTTTGTAAATAAAGGGAGTTTCACGCTTTCGGTTTGTGATGCTGTAAATGATGGCAAAGAAACTATTAATCTTACCGTTTTTGAAAATCAATTGAAAACCAGTGATGAAACTTTCGAATATTATCTTTCTTTCTCTGATTTAAAAGCTGGTTCCACAAAGAAAATCGTGAATCCAAATGCTTATTCGTTTGATGAAAATTCAGGAATTTTTAAATTTTTTGTCAAAATTATTTCAAGCACAACTTGTCCTAATTATGCGGAAATTAATTTGGTTTTAAATAAAGTTCCAGCATTTGATATAGAGAATTTCTGGATTTGCCCGAAAGATGTTTTACCGTTTTTACAACCAGATTTTTCTTCTTATCCATTTAATGTCGTCACTTATGAATGGAAAAATGCTGTAGGAACAGTTATTTCAAGCAGTAATGCGGTTATTAATTTAGCTGCGGGTAAATATACACTTACCATTACAGATGATAAAAGTTGTTCTTTTACAGATGAATTTGAAGTGCTAGAAAAGGAAATTCCTGTAATCACAAAATTAGAAACCAATGGAAATGATTATACCGTAATTGCAACGGGAAGTAAGAAAATTTTATATTCTATAGACGGAATTTCTTGGCAAGAAAGCAATCTTTTTACCAATTTACCGAAAGGAAAAGTTACTTTTTATGTTAGATTCGAAGATGATAACTGCATCGGCGAAACTAAGGATGGTTTGGTTCTTCAATTTCCTAATTCTTTTACGCCAAATGGTGATGGAATTAATGATGTTTGGATGATTACAGATGTAGCGTTTTTCGGTGCAGAGAAGAGTGTTTTGAGTATTTATGACCGTTATGGAAATTTGGTTTTCAGACAAGATAAATCAGGAGTTTTGAGTTGGGATGGCTTATCTAATGGTAGAAAATTACCTACGTCTACTTATTGGTATCACATTGCGTTACCAGATGGTAGAGATTTTAAAGGTTGGGTTCTCCTCAAAAATAGAAATTAA
- a CDS encoding glutamine--tRNA ligase/YqeY domain fusion protein: MEEEKKPLNFIEQIIENDLENGLDKSKLRFRFPPEPNGYLHVGHTKAICINFGLGEKYGAPVNLRFDDTNPEKEEQEFVDAIKEDIKWLGFKYDQELYASDYFQQLYDWAVEMIKQGKAYVDEQPSEVITEQRKNPTEAGIESPYRNRPIEESLDLFERMKNGEFEEGTMSLRAKIDMTSPNMNMRDPVMYRILKRPHHRTGEKWKIYPMYDWAHGESDYIEQISHSLCSLEFENHRPLYDWYLDQVYEDGKVRNKQREFARMNVTYMVTSKRKLQRLVAEGVVTGWDDPRMPTISGMRRLGYTPKAIREFIDRVGVAKRENLINIQLLEFCVREDLNKVSTRVMSVVNPVKLIIENYPEDKEEWLETENNPEDENAGTREVPFSRELYIEREDFMEEAPKKFFRLTIGGEVRLKSAYIIKANRVEKDENGEITTIYATYDEESKSGSGTEASMRKVKGTLHWVSAKHALPIEVRIYDRLFTHEQPDAEKETDFMEFVNKDSLKKVQGFAEPSLKNAKVGDHYQFQRIGYFTPDKDSTAEQLIFNRTVTLKDSFKID, translated from the coding sequence ATGGAAGAAGAAAAAAAACCGCTCAATTTTATTGAACAAATCATCGAAAATGATTTAGAAAATGGTTTAGATAAATCTAAATTGCGTTTTAGATTTCCACCAGAACCTAATGGTTATTTACACGTAGGACATACCAAAGCGATTTGTATAAACTTCGGTTTAGGAGAAAAATATGGTGCTCCTGTTAATTTAAGATTTGACGACACTAATCCTGAAAAAGAAGAGCAAGAATTCGTAGATGCCATCAAAGAAGACATTAAATGGCTTGGTTTCAAATATGACCAAGAGTTATACGCTTCTGATTACTTCCAGCAGTTGTATGATTGGGCTGTAGAAATGATTAAACAAGGAAAAGCCTATGTAGATGAACAGCCTTCTGAAGTGATTACAGAACAAAGAAAAAATCCTACCGAAGCAGGAATAGAATCTCCATACAGAAATAGACCTATAGAAGAATCTCTAGATTTATTCGAAAGAATGAAAAACGGAGAGTTCGAAGAAGGTACAATGTCTCTAAGAGCTAAAATAGACATGACTTCGCCGAATATGAACATGCGTGACCCTGTGATGTACAGAATTCTGAAAAGACCACACCACAGAACTGGCGAAAAATGGAAAATCTATCCTATGTACGATTGGGCTCATGGTGAATCTGATTATATAGAGCAAATTTCACACTCCCTTTGTTCATTAGAATTCGAAAATCACAGACCTCTTTATGATTGGTATTTAGACCAAGTCTATGAAGATGGAAAAGTAAGAAATAAGCAAAGAGAATTTGCGAGAATGAACGTTACTTACATGGTAACTTCTAAACGTAAATTACAAAGATTAGTAGCAGAAGGCGTAGTAACAGGCTGGGATGATCCTAGAATGCCTACGATTTCTGGAATGAGAAGATTGGGTTACACTCCGAAAGCCATTAGAGAATTCATTGACAGAGTAGGCGTTGCAAAACGCGAAAACCTCATCAATATTCAGTTGCTAGAATTCTGTGTGAGAGAAGACCTCAACAAAGTTTCTACCCGAGTAATGTCTGTGGTAAATCCTGTAAAACTTATCATCGAAAATTATCCTGAAGATAAAGAAGAATGGCTAGAAACTGAAAATAATCCTGAAGACGAAAACGCAGGAACTAGAGAAGTGCCTTTCAGCAGAGAACTTTACATCGAAAGAGAAGATTTCATGGAAGAAGCTCCGAAAAAATTCTTCAGATTAACGATTGGTGGAGAAGTAAGATTAAAATCTGCTTACATTATTAAAGCCAACAGAGTAGAAAAAGATGAAAATGGCGAAATCACTACTATTTACGCTACTTATGACGAAGAATCTAAATCTGGAAGCGGAACTGAAGCAAGTATGAGAAAAGTAAAAGGAACGCTTCACTGGGTTTCTGCAAAACATGCTTTACCAATTGAAGTAAGAATTTACGACAGATTATTTACTCACGAACAACCAGATGCAGAAAAGGAAACAGATTTCATGGAATTCGTGAACAAAGATTCTCTGAAAAAAGTTCAAGGTTTTGCTGAGCCAAGCCTTAAAAATGCAAAAGTGGGAGACCATTATCAGTTCCAAAGAATTGGTTATTTTACTCCAGATAAAGATTCTACAGCAGAGCAATTAATCTTCAACAGAACGGTTACGCTGAAAGACAGTTTTAAAATTGATTAA
- a CDS encoding hydroxymethylglutaryl-CoA synthase family protein, producing the protein MKIGIEAASFFVPSLYLEIKDLAEKRGIEPAKLEKGLGLKRMAFPDVHEDAATFAAEALLKLIQDYKINPKEISRIYLGTESSLDAAKPTATYAMQMVEKELEKEFGVRCFKNCDVVDMTFACVGAVDALHNSLDFVRANPEKKAIVIASDYAKYELASTGEYTQGGGAVAVLVSANPTLLEIENKFGIATESVFDFFKPRRETTKDLVQNLPETFAEKVEIFTDEPVFDGQYSNQCYQDRIREAYQHYKEESGKEKPYENWRFLIFHLPYAFHGKRLFTEIFGLENGMNATTSDDIKAIAQTDEYKNLVAEKIEITQRASSEIGNMYTASIFMALLSAFQVSYENGEELAGKELGFLAYGSGSKSKVFAGKIGSEWKSVVEKWNIFEVLNQRRAIDFDTYENLHRKKLSTSVNPDWKGFGLVKVEKESPVLVGARYYERR; encoded by the coding sequence ATGAAAATCGGAATCGAAGCGGCAAGTTTTTTTGTGCCAAGTTTATATTTAGAAATTAAGGATTTAGCCGAAAAAAGAGGAATAGAACCTGCAAAATTAGAAAAAGGTTTAGGGTTGAAGAGGATGGCTTTTCCGGATGTACACGAAGACGCAGCCACTTTTGCCGCAGAAGCACTTTTAAAACTCATACAAGATTATAAAATAAACCCCAAAGAAATTTCTAGAATTTATTTAGGAACAGAATCTTCGCTAGATGCTGCAAAACCTACTGCTACTTATGCCATGCAAATGGTAGAAAAAGAACTAGAAAAAGAATTTGGAGTGAGATGTTTCAAAAATTGTGACGTAGTAGATATGACTTTTGCGTGTGTAGGTGCTGTAGATGCGTTGCACAATTCTCTTGATTTTGTAAGAGCGAATCCTGAGAAAAAAGCCATTGTAATTGCTTCTGATTATGCGAAATATGAATTGGCTTCTACTGGTGAATATACGCAAGGTGGTGGTGCAGTTGCAGTTTTGGTATCGGCAAATCCTACATTGTTGGAAATTGAAAATAAATTTGGAATCGCTACAGAAAGCGTTTTTGATTTCTTTAAACCAAGAAGAGAAACCACTAAAGATTTGGTGCAGAATTTACCAGAAACCTTTGCCGAAAAAGTAGAAATTTTTACAGATGAACCTGTTTTTGACGGTCAATATTCTAATCAATGTTACCAAGATAGAATTAGAGAAGCTTATCAACATTACAAAGAAGAAAGCGGAAAAGAAAAGCCTTATGAAAATTGGCGATTTTTGATTTTCCACCTTCCGTATGCATTCCACGGGAAGAGATTATTTACCGAAATTTTCGGCTTAGAAAACGGAATGAATGCCACTACTTCTGATGATATAAAAGCCATCGCTCAAACCGATGAATATAAAAATTTAGTTGCCGAAAAAATAGAAATTACGCAACGTGCAAGTTCAGAAATTGGGAATATGTACACCGCTTCTATTTTTATGGCGCTACTTTCTGCTTTCCAAGTTTCTTATGAAAATGGGGAAGAATTAGCAGGAAAAGAACTAGGGTTTTTAGCCTACGGAAGCGGAAGTAAATCTAAAGTTTTTGCTGGGAAAATAGGGAGCGAATGGAAATCTGTGGTAGAAAAATGGAATATTTTTGAAGTGCTGAATCAGCGCAGAGCAATAGATTTTGATACTTATGAAAATTTACATAGAAAAAAACTCAGTACTTCTGTAAATCCAGATTGGAAAGGATTTGGATTGGTAAAAGTAGAAAAAGAAAGCCCAGTTTTAGTTGGAGCAAGATATTACGAAAGAAGATAA
- a CDS encoding response regulator, which produces MSISVAIVEDEKHYNNALKKIIDYDAGLHCVGQFYSGKAALVSLQEIYPDVVLMDIKLPDMSGIEVIAQILDTMPNTRFMMCTSFEDDLHIYEALKVGATGYLIKGESMDKIITSIKDVYQGGAPMSFGVAKRVLQYFREEKTNFNNHLNELSKTEHDILDLLAKGHLYKEIADIKEVTLDTVKKHVGNIYKKLHVNNKVEAINLLKNQA; this is translated from the coding sequence ATGTCAATCTCAGTAGCTATCGTAGAAGACGAGAAGCATTATAACAATGCGCTCAAAAAAATTATTGATTATGATGCAGGTTTGCATTGTGTAGGTCAATTTTATTCTGGTAAAGCAGCTCTTGTTTCCTTACAAGAGATTTATCCTGATGTGGTTTTAATGGATATTAAACTTCCTGATATGAGCGGGATAGAAGTCATCGCGCAGATTTTAGATACAATGCCTAATACACGATTTATGATGTGTACGAGTTTTGAAGATGACTTGCATATTTATGAGGCCTTGAAAGTTGGCGCAACTGGTTATCTGATTAAAGGAGAAAGTATGGATAAAATCATCACTTCCATTAAAGATGTTTACCAAGGAGGTGCGCCGATGAGTTTCGGGGTAGCTAAAAGAGTTTTACAATATTTTAGAGAAGAAAAAACTAATTTTAACAACCACCTAAACGAGCTTTCTAAAACAGAGCATGACATTCTAGATCTTCTTGCAAAGGGTCATCTTTACAAGGAAATAGCAGATATAAAAGAAGTTACACTAGATACGGTAAAAAAACATGTAGGAAATATCTATAAAAAACTGCATGTAAATAATAAAGTAGAAGCAATAAACCTTCTTAAAAATCAAGCATAA
- a CDS encoding sensor histidine kinase: MAQILPDPVLLVLIFAIIILLMFVGFIILVVMVYKKKQAVFINEKLLQEIEHRNVILEKELEIQKKIQEERERISHDMHDDLGAGISALKLQAEFLKQKVGEQHLKEDIDDLLKTSEEMNLSMREMLWSLNSSNDNLGNFMQYVSLYAESFFKKTDVKINITRKVELPDTKLNAEIRRNFFLCAKEALNNVYKHSKAQNVDILFTLKDHLFTMEIIDDGVGLEESLTSGNGLNNMRRRIQNLCGLFVIKPSEKGLHLVFEIKL; this comes from the coding sequence TTGGCTCAAATTCTACCAGACCCAGTATTATTGGTACTTATTTTTGCAATCATTATTCTATTAATGTTTGTAGGGTTTATTATTTTGGTAGTGATGGTGTACAAAAAAAAACAAGCAGTATTCATTAATGAAAAACTGCTTCAGGAAATAGAGCATCGTAACGTAATTCTAGAAAAAGAATTAGAAATTCAGAAAAAAATTCAAGAAGAAAGAGAGAGAATTTCTCACGATATGCATGATGATTTGGGTGCGGGAATTTCAGCATTGAAACTTCAAGCAGAATTTTTAAAACAAAAAGTGGGAGAACAGCATCTCAAAGAAGATATAGATGATTTACTTAAGACTTCAGAAGAAATGAATCTCTCGATGCGAGAAATGCTTTGGAGCCTTAACTCTAGTAATGACAACTTGGGGAATTTTATGCAATATGTATCGCTATATGCCGAGAGTTTTTTCAAGAAAACAGATGTTAAAATCAATATTACCAGAAAAGTAGAACTTCCTGATACTAAATTGAATGCAGAAATCAGAAGAAATTTCTTCCTCTGTGCTAAAGAAGCCCTAAATAATGTCTATAAACACAGTAAAGCTCAAAATGTAGATATTCTTTTTACACTGAAAGATCATCTTTTTACCATGGAAATTATAGACGATGGAGTAGGATTAGAAGAGAGTTTAACTTCAGGAAATGGTCTTAATAATATGCGGCGCAGAATTCAGAATTTGTGTGGTCTTTTTGTCATAAAACCAAGTGAAAAAGGACTGCATTTAGTCTTTGAAATAAAATTGTGA